The Salmo salar chromosome ssa06, Ssal_v3.1, whole genome shotgun sequence sequence atgtagctagctagccacatttGCTATTAGCTCCTATCTGATATTTTAGCACCATGTTTATCTAGCCAGCTAgagagccttccctgtagctcagttggtagagcatggtgtttgcaacgcatggtgtttgcaacgccagggttgtgggttcgattcccacggggggccagtatggagaaaaaaaatgtatgaaattaaatgtatgaactgtattcactactgtaagtcgctctggataagagcgtctgctaaatgactaaaatgtaaatgtaaaaatgcaaTAGTAAAGACGTATTTTTGCAGGCACTAACTCCACCATAGTTCGTTGGACAAAGGGTATGAGAAAATGAAtgcgtttttgtatttttttgttgttgataggcCTCTGGGACGTTTTGTtctatacgttttgttctatgagaccATTTTCATTAGCTAACATcactttttaaaattattttattAAAATGAAGCATAAAAGGCTTTATAATTCATAAGATAAATTGAACTGATTGATATTATTTCATAGTACACAACGTATAATATCTCCTAAACCTGTATTAATTTCAGGGTTCTGATCTAGAAGCATGGTTTTGACTGCTCCTACAGTTTTGCATCGGTATTACAGTTTAACTAATGCCCCGGCCCAAAAATACGATTTCGGTACACGGCCACATAGAGAAGTCAGATTAAAATGTCTTATTAGGAATTTTCTAGTCATTGCCTTTGTGCACAAAACATCCATTGAATTATTCTAATAATTGTCGCTGAGGCCAATTGTTATTCATCACTCACAGGCGAAGATATTACCATTTTATTTTTCGTCTGACATGTTTTTGGATGATGTGTTGACGTCATCGCTTCTCGCGCTACTCTCTGTACACACTGAGTGCTAATGACGTGATGTTGGTCCATATAAACCGGATGCAACCCGGGTATAGACGGTCCATGAATCGGCGTATGCGAACGTGACTAGATTACCTTATTATTACTGAATTAACAAAAATTATTTCATTTTTGTCACTGTCAATTCATCCATTTCTCAATACTCCACCTTTCTTTTGGAGAATGAGCTAGCTTGCTGCTGATTTTCCCAGCTAGATATTCATTTGCATCCGCTCAGACGGTGAGTGGCGGCTGGCATAGCTGCAGTTTTGCTATGCAGAGGGACTATCAGCAAAGCCGTTAGAGATGGGCCAATAGCTGATAGACTAGAAAAGGcctgcctcccgagtggcgcagcggtctaaggcactgcatcgcagtgttagaggcgtcactactagaggtcgaccgattgtgattttttttttttgagcgccgataccgattattggtggACCAAAACAagccggtaccgattaatcggccgatttttatttatttgtaataatgacaattacaacaatactgaatgaacactttttttattttaacttaatataatacatcaataaaatcaatttagaagaaagtaaaagtgcaatatgtgccatgtaaaaaagctaacgtttaagttccttgctcagaacatgagaccatatgaaagctggtggttccttttaacaggagtcttcaatattcccaacccaagttttaggttgtagttattataggaattataggactatttctctatataccatttgtatttcatatacctttgactattggatgttcttataggcactatagtattgccagtgtaacagtatagcttccatccctctcctcgcccctatctgggctcgaagcatcgttacccatcgctccacaaaaaccgcagcccttgcagagcaaggggaacaactacttcaaggtctcagagcgagtgacgtcaccgattgaaacgctattagcacgcaccccgctaactagctagccatttcacatcggttacaccagcctaatctcgggagttgataggcttgaagtcattaatagctcaatgcttgaagcacagcaaagagctgctggcaaatgcaggaaagtgctgtttgaatgaatgcttacgagcatgctgctgCCTTCCACCACTCAattaaatatcaaatcatagacttaattataacataataacacacagaaatacgagccataggtcattaatatggtcaaatcttttcgtgaaatatggaaccgttccgtattttatctaacgggtggcatccctaagtctaaatattgctgttacattgcacaatcttcaatgttatgtcacaaTTCTTGCAAATTAAttagtctttgttaggaagaaatagtcttcacacagttcgcaacgagccaggcggcccaaactgctataccctgactctgcttgcacggaacgcaagagaagtgacacaatttccctagttaaaagaagttcatgttagcaggcaatattaactaaatatgcaggtttaaaaatatacacttgtgtattgattttaaagaaaggcattgatgtttatggttaggcacACATTGGTgtaacgacagtgctttttttcgcgaatgcgcttgttaaatcacccgtttggcgaagtaggctgtgatttgatgagaaattaacaggcaccgcatcaattatatgcaacgcaggacaagctagataaactagtaatatcatcaaacgtgtagttaactagtgattatgttaagattgatttttttataaggtaagtttaatgttagctagcaacttaccttggcttcttgctgcacacgcagtctcctcatggagtgcaatgtaatcggcgacaatcggtgtccaaaaatgccgattaccgattgttctgaacttgaaatcggccctaattattcggccattccgattaatagGTCGACCTCTAGTCGCTATAGatctgggttcgatcccgggctgtgtcgcagccggccacaacCGGGAGACCCGTGAGGTGGCACACAATTAgcccagtgttgtccggtttaggggagggtttggccggctgggatgtccttgtcaaaTCGCGCTCTAGCTACTCCTTGTGGAGGCCTGGCACATGcatgctgacttcggtcgccaactgtacggtgttttctccgacacattggtgcggctggcttccgggttcagcgagcagtgtgtcaagaagcagtgcgtctTGGCAGGGTCAAGTTTCGGAgggcgcatggctctcgaccctcGACTCTCccaagtccatacgggagttgcagcgatgggccaagactgtaactaccaattggatatcacgaaattggggtaaAAAGTACAAAATAAAGACTAGAAAAGGCCAATATCGGCAGGTATATATCAGCTCAGCTGATTATCAGTCGTTCTCTAGTTGTAACAGGATTCCCAGTTCCTATTTACATAGACCGAAGATGTGGTTTCAGTTGGAACCTCAGCAGAATGGAATCAGGCACGCAAACTGTCAGTCTGGCACAagacatctctcaaacacacacacacacagtccttttcAGTAGCTAATAACCATAAAGTTTCACTTCCCCAGCATTCTTGCTTATTTAGTATATTTTCAGTTTTTTAGTAAACCggaaaggatgggtggtggaTATTAGAGCTGCTTTGGTATGGGTGTACGACATGCTTGTATGGAATTCAATGCTGGAGTCAGTATCCCACAGCTCCTGACAATAGGCCACAATGAAGTGTGAACTGAAGTACTGTCATCTGAGCCCTGATATGATCTTTCGCATTCACTGTCTCTACTTTACTCAGGTCTACTTCCAATGCCACTGCTCCTAtaaatgtctgtgtgtctgtgtgcttatTACCCCTTACACTGTTATCCAGAAAAGGAACAAATGAATCATGCCTGTAATAATAATGTGCCTGTCTCTGTTGTACAGGGTAGCGACGGACCACAATGTGGACAACACTACAGCCATCCTGCGTGACTGGCTCGTCAAGGTCCAAAAACTCTACCACTATGTGGAGTGGAGGCCGCAGGAGGAGCCCACGTGAGTTCCTCTCATGTTCACTTTAtaaactgtgtgtgtttctgtatctgtctgtgtcaTTTATTCAGGAGAGGGAACGCTTTACATTACATTTATAAGTCATTTCTAGATGGTTAATATGTGATTTATAAACTACAAATTAACTGTCTACAAACCACGTATAAACACTTAACATCCTCCTTAAAGACACCTTCATGTAAAGTGTTACGGAGAGGCaccttaatgtaaagtgttacggAGAGGCACCTTAaagaattaacctctatgggctaggtgggacgcttgcgggacgcttgcagcactcacctttgatgatcttcatcagatgacaaccctaggacattatgttatacaatacatgcatgttttgttcaatcaagttcatatttatatcaaaaaccagctttttacattagcatgtgacgttcagaactagcataccccccgcaaacttccggggaattcgctaacattttactaaattactcacgataaacgttcacaaaaagcataacaattattttaagaattatagatacagacctcctctatgcactcgatatgtccgattttaaaatagctttttggtgaaagcacattttgcaatattctaagtacatagcccaggcatcacgggctcgctatttagacacccggcaagtttagcactcaccataatcatatttactattataaaagtttgattaccttttgttgtcttcgtcagaatgcacacccaggactgctacttcaataacaaatgttggtttggtccaaaataatccatcgttatatccgaatagcggcgttttgtccgtgcgttccagacactatccgaaatagtaaagaagtgtcgcgcgcatggcgcaattcgtgacaataaaattctaaatattccattaccgtacttcgaagcatgtcaaccgctgtttaaaatcaatttttacgccatttttctcgtagaaaagcgataatattccgacagggaatctccttttcggcaaacagaggaaaaaatcccaaaggcgggggcggtcgggtcacgcgcataagcccagtgtcccttgatcggccacttgagaaaggcgataatgtgtttcagcctggggctggaatgacgacattctgttttttcctgggctctgagcgcctatggacgacgtgggaactgtcacgttagagcagagatccttagtaaatgatagagatggaaaagaagttcaagaaatggtcagacagcccacttcctgtaaaggaatctctcaggttttgacctgccatttgagttctgttatactcacagacaccattcaaacagttttagaaaatgtagggtgttttctatccatatgtaataagtatatgcatattctagttactgggtaggagtggtaaccagattaaatcgggtatgttttttatccagccgtgtcaatactgccccctagccctaacaggttttaatcaGCGGTAGAAACAATAATAAAGCGTCCCCCTGTTTTGGTATACATCTGAGGGATGGGGCTTGAGAAATATAacaactcaaattcatagacaaagctatggatgcaaggactgaccatccattatatcaaaattatagttttaaccatgtcgtgagactatatagtgtttgtttacatttactttgtttacaaacattggaacaaaacaagcttatattttgggttctgatggggtacaaaaattgaactaagctcatgaggccttTATCAATGAacctatattcttcaagaatcaatgggtaagcCTACATATCAGTCAtttatttataagtccaaaaagtgatgtagcaactgcagtttGTCCCTTTAATGTTAAGTGTTACAAAGAGGCACCACAATGTAAAGTGTAACGGAGAGGCACCACAATGTAAAGTGTAACGGAGAGGCACCACAATGTAAAGTGTTACAAAGGGGCACCACAATGTAAAGTGTTACGGAGAGGCACCTTGCTGTAAATTGTTCCCAGAGAGGATGTACTGAATgtcctgtttgtttgtttgtccctcagAGAGTACCAGGATGCAGACAGCCCGAAGCAGTGGACCAACCTCCGCTACGCACACCTGATGAAGCTACGGCAGGCAGCACTGGACTCCGCAAGAGACATGTGGGCAGACTACTTCATGGTACTTCTTTCTCCAGTCTCCATGACGACCCCACCCTCTTTTACAGATAAActgaatgcatcccaaatggcaccctattccctacatagtgtgtagggaaatagggtgccatttgggacgcagattggccctggtcaaaagccatgcactatgtagggaatagggtgcaatttgggatagtCAAGTCTTTCTCCATGACGACCCGCCCTATTTTACAGAGACGCAGACTTCTCCTTTATAAGAACAATAATGCAATAAGAGAACAGCGAGAGTCATGCTTTCCTATCTCACTTCTGGTTTAGAGTAAACCAATTCATCTGGCTTGGTGTTACTATTTACCATTCTGGAACAAACCTGCCAGAATCTTAAATATGACAGCTTTGAGTTCTAATCTTGCACCCCTAAGCATGAATACATTGTCCAGGACTCGCAGGAGTATACTTTTATGATGGAGTGAAAACACAGATGAGGTCGTTTTGTTCTTGAAATGTGCCTTTTGTCGTCAGTAATGTTGTGCAATTAGAACTGGGTTAAAATAGAGCAGCTGAAGTTTATGAatgaaaacaaatactatttgaacccaaggCTGTGTCCTATACTGCCTCCTCATTCTAACACTGATTCTGGTGGCTGGACTTAGGCTGCCGCTACAATGACATCCATTGTTCAAAGTGTCACTAGAGAGGATTGATGTTGCAGAGTGATTTTTAAAGCTTGAAGTGGATAATGTGTCTCACtgttccctctcccccttccatcacacacacacacacacactcacacgctttTCCACTCTATCCTGTCTAGGTGGTGGACTGTGATAACCTATTGACCAATCCTAATGTACTGTGGAAGCTCATCAAGGAGAACAAGACCATCGTAGCTCCCATGTTAGAGTCCCGTGCAGCCTACTCCAACTTCTGGTGTGGCATGACCTCCCAGGTACGCTActatttgtgtggtgtgtgtgtttgcgcgtgcGGTCGTATCCTCCCAGATACTTTGCGTGCAATCACGCACTAAAGCGTTAGCACAATAACCTTGATTGAAACAGAAGTACTCATCGTATTCCAAAcacttctccctctacctcctccaggGTTACTATAAGCGCACCCCGGCCTACATCCCTATGAGAAAGCAGGTGCGTAAAGGATGCTTCGCGGTTCCCATGGTACACTCCACCTTCCTGATTGACTTGAGGAAGGAGGCATCACGCCAGCTGGCCTTCCACCCCCCTCACCCAGACTACAGCTGGGCCTTCGATGACATCATTGTCTTCGCCTTCTCCTCTCGCATGGCAGGTACTGTTaatgtgttctctctcttttatccTGCTTAGTAGCTTTCACATACAGCATGATAATGATTTGGTACACTTTATTTATTGTGTTTGCCCTCTACGCTCGCATGGCAGGTAGACCTACTGCTGTTATTCTGTTTTACATGGCAGGTAGGCCTACTGCTGTTATTCTGTTTTACATGGCAGGTAGATCTACTGTGGTTATTCTGTTCACATGGCAGCTATGcttactgttgttattctgttatgGCAGGTAGGCCTACTGATGTTATTCTGTACACATGGCAGGTAGGTCCTACTGTTGTCATTCTGTTATCATGGCAGGTAGGCCTACTGTTGTTATTTTGTTCACATGGCAGGTAGGCCTACTGTTGTTATTTTGTTCACATAGCAGGTAGGCCTACTGTTGTTATTTTGTTCACATAGCAGGTAGGCCTACTGTTGTTATTTTGTTCACATGGCAGGTAGAACTACTGTTGTTATTTTGATCACATGGCAGGTAGGCCTACTGTTGTTATTTTGTTCACATGgcaggtaggcctaactgttatgtTGTTCACATGgcaggtaggcctaactgttgtTGTTCACATGgcaggtaggcctaactgttgtTGTTCACATGgcaggtaggcctaactgttgtTGTTCACATGGCAGGTAGGCCTACTGTTGTTGTTCTGTTATCATGGCAGGTAGGCCTAGTGTTGTTCTGTTATCATGGCAGGTAGGCCTAGTGGTGTTCTGTTATCATGGCAGATAGGTCTACTGTTGTTATTTTGTTCACATGGCAGATAGGTCTACTGTTGTTATTTTGTTTTCACATGGCAGGTATGTCTAATGTGGTTATTCTGTTATCATGGCAGGTAggcctactgttgttattctgttcacATTGCAGGTCGGTCTACTGTTGTTATTTTGTTTACATGGCAGGTATGTCTAATGTGGTTATTCTGTTCACATGGCCGGTAGACCTACTGTTATTCTGTTCACATGGCAGGTATGTCTAATGTGGTTATTCTGTTCACATGGCAGGTAggcctactgttgttattctgttcatATGGCAGGTAGGTCTACTGTTGTTATTTTGTTTACATGGCAGGTATGTCTGATGTGGTTATTTAGGATTGCTGCCTTTTTAGATCTGAGTTTTCCACAACAGTAATacataagattatatggacagggaggacctgattctagatcagctcTCCAGCTCCCGAGGTGCTTTGTGAATAAGCTGAGGCTACGACTACGTAGTTTTCACCCCTGCCCCACCCCCGTCCCGCCCCTCAGGAAACGTATTTCTCAAATCTAAGGGGCGAATCACTGCGcatgtttttttttgcaaaattccTGGGGGTTTAACAGACAGTGGTTAGTTCCCAGAGTCTGTTTTTTCTAAATCCATTCATGGACATAGGGTATGCTTTGTGTAAGATATCTTAATACACTTTTGCATAAATACGTAAGTGTCTAATTATGAAGGTTGATATTTTGAGGTGTGACACAAAGAACCTAATCTGCGAGACTGTGAGACTTGTAGTGTGAATAGGCATAGAAAAGCGTAAATGTTTGTAGTAACCTTGTCATTAATAACAaacttctcttctccctctacaCTCTACTCTTCCTCAGATGTGCAGATGTTCCTATGTAACAGAGAGACTTATGGGTATTTCCCCGTGCCACTGCGAGCCCACAACTCCCTGACAGACGAAGCAGACAGCTTCCTGCATTCCTTGTTGGAGGTCAATGGTGAGTGTTATGTCATATTGTCACAGGTCAAAAGGTAGTCGGCTTTAATGTCCATACTAGCATATACTAGCATCCGAATGGGCAAAACTGGTTAAAATGACGTCTTTTTGACATCTCACTGGGTTACCACTTAGGATGGATGCTCAATACATTGCTTAATTCTAAGTAGTAGGCCAGTGTGGATATCGGAACACAGCTGGAAGTTGGAGCTTTTCGTTCTTCTCTAACTAATGTTATTGGTCGGCATGTGAGAGTTCTTTATCATTCCTATCATTTTTCTCCTTTCTCACATCAGTGCGGAACCCTCATGTGCTGCCCTCGGAGTACATCCCGGCCCCCGTAAAGATACAAGATAAACTGGGCTTTGATGAGGTGGGATATGAGCCAGCTCAGAATATGGTTGCTGTTCCTTATTGACCCCGAGCCCCTATGCCCACAATGTCAAACTCTTTCTATGGAGgctgagtgtctgcaggttttcactcctcccttctacttgattgatcaattaaggtcactgattagttaGGAAATCCCCTCACGTGGTTGTCTCAGTCTTAATTGGACACAATTGAAATGAAATTACAAAAAACAACAGACACTCGGGCAATCTATGGAATGAGTTTGTCAGCCCTGCCCTAGGCACTCCTGAAGATGTGTAAGGATCTAATgggtttaagcaataaggcaattGCTTCACCATGTCTTCTGGTAGGCTCGGTTGAATTGTCACCACATTTCATACACCTATCCAATTGTTTCCGAGTGTCTAAGGGTAGCTGTCGTTTTGGAATTTATCACTAGAATTCAAAATGTCTCTTTTGTACCCTTCAGCTCTAAAGGCCTCTCTCTGTGGGTGTCATGCGGTATTGCATGTGTTGACTCACTACTGGACAGTAAGGCCAATGTATTGCGTGTGTGCAGGTGTTCATGATCAACCTAAAGAAACGGACCGATCGGCGGGATCGCATGCTGAGGACTCTGTACGAGCAAGAGATTGCCTGCAAGGTCATTCAAGCGGTAGACGGCAAGTAAGTTGACCTCTTTTTGAAGGCACTCTTCTCTCTGCACATCATATACTTCTTGTAccattaaaggtagactcagtgatGGGACATCATCACACACAGCAGAAGTTGCCCCACTGTTTATGATGTCATATCGCTAAGTCTTCAAGCGCTCAAAATGACCccgttatctctctctccatttatatttgtgtgtctctctttgtctctgtctctttctccctcacccctctctctcctgcccctccctctctccccctcagagcGATGAACATCAGTGAGATCAATGCCCTGGGGATCCACATGCTACCAGGCTACAGTGACCCGTACCACGGTAGGCCCCTCACCAAGGGAGAGCTGGGCTGCTTCCTCTCACACTACAACATCTGGAAAGAGGTGAGCCCTGCAGCTGCAGGCCCGGGtagtgttcagtagggagaacATTTTTAGAAACTGAAACAGGGGAGGtagtacctgaacttgtccaataagaacacagattttaattatttgttttaaaTTTTGCTACAGTGTTCTCTCCGAATGAATACAttagggttgggctcaattcatCATATTATTGAGAATGCTCCAAATTCCAAATCAATTCTTGAACTGAATTTGAATTGAAGTAGTAAACTGGATACAAAATTGCAATTCAAATTTGAATGAAAGGAAATAGAATTTAATTCAATGAAATTCAAATGCCTCTTCTATTCTACAGTACATCTTCCACATAAAACATCAAACATGCAGGATAAACTCTTAAAATGAATAGTCAATGAAAACAAAACCTGCATGCGAATAACATTGAAAAATAACATTGACCTGTATGTGAATAAGTTATTATATTTCATGAATCACTGAAACTTTGTTCAATTTGGGGAAAATACAATATTTCCTAGAAAGTATTAGTTTAACCCTCAAGTTGACCCTGAGGCTTTCAAAAAGAAGACCAAGAAATAAAATGGTTGGTGGAAATATAATTGGCTATTCTAGTGATATAGTCTTTGGTATCTGGAAGTGTGACCTGTCGGAATCAGTGAAACTCTCATGTTCTATGACTGAGTGGTATTTCTTTGAATTAAATTATACTTCCCTCAAATTCAACATGCTGTTGGGTGTGGCCTATTCAATTTGAATTTCAACTCCTGAGTTGACTGGGAGTCAATTCCAAAATtctgaattgagcccaaccctggaACACACCTCTGGCTGTCACTCTCAGGTATAGATGGTGTACAGAAGTTTCTTTGCGTCCTCTGAATGTGAGGGTCActgttttatctgtgtgtgttcagATCGCAGAGCGGGGTCTAAAGAGTTCCCTGGTGATCGAGGACGATCTGCGTTTCGAGGTCTTCTTCAAGCGACGCCTGATGAACCTGATGAGTGAAGTGGAGAGCCAGGGGCTAGACTGGGACCTGATGTAAGTGTTTCATACACTGTTCCACTAGCCTGCTCCACTCAGAGATACATTAAATAACTGTTGTGT is a genomic window containing:
- the colgalt1a gene encoding procollagen galactosyltransferase 1, with amino-acid sequence MHRYIFLLSTALTLLFSGPAQGYFPEERWSPESPLLAPRVLIALVCRNSEHSLPYFLGTIERLNYPKDRVAIWVATDHNVDNTTAILRDWLVKVQKLYHYVEWRPQEEPTEYQDADSPKQWTNLRYAHLMKLRQAALDSARDMWADYFMVVDCDNLLTNPNVLWKLIKENKTIVAPMLESRAAYSNFWCGMTSQGYYKRTPAYIPMRKQVRKGCFAVPMVHSTFLIDLRKEASRQLAFHPPHPDYSWAFDDIIVFAFSSRMADVQMFLCNRETYGYFPVPLRAHNSLTDEADSFLHSLLEVNVRNPHVLPSEYIPAPVKIQDKLGFDEVFMINLKKRTDRRDRMLRTLYEQEIACKVIQAVDGKAMNISEINALGIHMLPGYSDPYHGRPLTKGELGCFLSHYNIWKEIAERGLKSSLVIEDDLRFEVFFKRRLMNLMSEVESQGLDWDLIYIGRKRMQVDRPEKSVPNIHNLVEADYSYWTLGYMMSLQGAQKLLRAEPLKRILPVDEFLPVMFNKHPVSDYMEHFEERDLKAFSAEPLLVFPTHYTGDPGYISDTETSVVWDNEKVRTDWDRARSGKTQEQAEISSEAQNSDVLQSPLDSTATRDEL